TTGTTAAACACAAGGAAGTTACCATGTCATCTGCCCCTATCCGCGTTCTAGTAGTCGACGATTCAGCAGTCATTCGTGGTTTGATTTCCAAAGCACTTGAGCAAGATCCTGATATTTTAGTTGCCGGTACAGCAATGAATGGGGAATGCGCGCTGAGCTGGATGAAGTCACATCCCGTTGACGTCGTAATATTAGATGTCGAAATGCCTGTGATGGATGGATTGACAGCACTCAAGGAAATTCAAAAACGATTTCCCGATATCCCAGTCATAATGGCAAGTGGCTTAACATCTAAAGGTGCAGAAACGACCGTTAAAGCGCTTTCTCTGGGTGCTGTCGGATGTGTAGCAAAGCCACAAACTTCCAGTGCCGCTGAAAGCATTCGTGTGCTCTCCCAGGAACTGGTCATGATGATTAAAGGTGTTGGTTCAAAGAGCACAAAGCTCAGAAAAACTATACCCACTTCTGAAATTCATGTCACGAATCAGTATAAAACAAACAAAACTAATACACAAAAAAAGACTTTATTCAGTAAAAACATCAAATTTTATAAACAGCCGGAGGTCCTTGTTATTGGAACCAGCACGGGTGGGCCAAAAGCACTGGCCGAACTATTACCGCAGATTCCAATTGACCTACCAATCCCGATTCTCATAGTACAACATATGCCTCCAGGATTTACAGAAATCCTGGCCGCACATATTCA
The sequence above is a segment of the Gimesia algae genome. Coding sequences within it:
- a CDS encoding protein-glutamate methylesterase/protein-glutamine glutaminase, coding for MSSAPIRVLVVDDSAVIRGLISKALEQDPDILVAGTAMNGECALSWMKSHPVDVVILDVEMPVMDGLTALKEIQKRFPDIPVIMASGLTSKGAETTVKALSLGAVGCVAKPQTSSAAESIRVLSQELVMMIKGVGSKSTKLRKTIPTSEIHVTNQYKTNKTNTQKKTLFSKNIKFYKQPEVLVIGTSTGGPKALAELLPQIPIDLPIPILIVQHMPPGFTEILAAHIQKDSGRTTVEAKHNEPLESHKTYVAPGGSHLLIGEQNGQKVTLISQDPPEHFCRPSVNPLFRSAAEHFGCATLAVMLTGMGEDGIEGSFDIARSGGTIIAQDEASSVVWGMPAAVVGSGLADKVLPLSEIAAEIRSHCLVRA